A part of Anolis carolinensis isolate JA03-04 unplaced genomic scaffold, rAnoCar3.1.pri scaffold_10, whole genome shotgun sequence genomic DNA contains:
- the calm3 gene encoding calmodulin-3, whose amino-acid sequence MADQLTEEQIAEFKEAFSLFDKDGDGTITTKELGTVMRSLGQNPTEAELQDMINEVDADGNGTIDFPEFLTMMARKMKDTDSEEEIREAFRVFDKDGNGYISAAELRHVMTNLGEKLTDEEVDEMIREADIDGDGQVNYEEFVQMMTAK is encoded by the exons ATG gCTGACCAGCTTACCGAAGAGCAAATTGCAG AATTCAAGGAGGCCTTCTCCCTCTTTGACAAGGATGGGGATGGCACTATCACCACCAAGGAACTTGGCACCGTGATGCGCTCCTTGGGGCAGAACCCCACTGAGGCTGAACTTCAGGATATGATCAACGAGGTGGACGCTGACG GGAATGGCACCATTGACTTCCCCGAGTTCTTGACCATGATGGCCAGGAAAATGAAGGACACGGACAGCGAGGAGGAGATCCGAGAGGCGTTCAGAGTGTTTGACAAG GATGGGAACGGCTACATCAGTGCGGCTGAGCTACGCCACGTGATGACAAACTTAGGGGAGAAACTGACCGACGAGGAGGTGGACGAAATGATACGGGAGGCAGATATTGACGGGGATGGGCAGGTCAACTATGAAG AGTTTGTGCAGATGATGACTGCAAAGTGA